The Palaemon carinicauda isolate YSFRI2023 chromosome 37, ASM3689809v2, whole genome shotgun sequence genome contains a region encoding:
- the LOC137629416 gene encoding protein obstructor-E-like, with translation MLSTVVFVALLGLGAAQRGRQTAEPAYKAYPEITSCPEVYGLQLYPHPASCHQFYKCANGTLTLETCENGLLFDGKGAVHNYCNYHWGVDCEGREFELVPIARGICEYSFGIYSTGQCEKYYTKCEYGEPIDLPCTPGLAYDDRIHGCNWPDLLEYCNPEEVVGFKCPAYSEPGSLSAQFEPFPRYPSGDCGRYIVCVNGYPRLTGCGDYTVFDEETLTCQDPEYVPKCANYFK, from the exons GAGCTGCTCAGCGTGGCAGACAGACAGCAGAACCGGCCTACAAAGCATACCCAGAAATCACCTCTTGTCCTGAAGTTTATGGCCTGCAACTCTACCCTCACCCAGCCTCCTGCCACCAGTTTTACAAATGTGCCAACGGAACACTGACACTCGAAACCTGTGAAAATGGGCTTCTATTTGATGGAAAAGGGGCTGTTCACAATTACTGCAACTACCACTGGGGTGTTGATTGTGAAGGCAGGGAATTTGAAT TGGTCCCCATCGCTAGAGGAATCTGTGAGTATTCCTTCGGCATCTACTCAACTGGCCAATGCGAGAAGTACTACACCAAATGTGAATATGGAGAGCCCATCGATCTCCCTTGCACTCCTGGACTTGCCTATGATGACAGAATCCATGGTTGCAACTGGCCTGATCTCTTGGAATACTGTAACCCAGAAG AAGTTGTAGGTTTCAAATGCCCAGCATACTCAGAACCAGGCAGTCTCTCCGCTCAGTTCGAGCCTTTCCCCAGGTATCCATCTGGTGACTGTGGCCGTTATATCGTTTGTGTAAATGGCTACCCTCGCCTCACAGGCTGTGGTGATTACACAGTCTTCGATGAAGAAACTCTTACCTGCCAGGACCCAGAATATGTGCCCAAATG TGCCAACTACTTCAAGTAA